A window of Acidobacteriota bacterium contains these coding sequences:
- a CDS encoding HigA family addiction module antitoxin, with the protein MTETQAFRPDWVSHPGETIEDLLEEREWTQAELARRTGFTRKHVNELVKGNAGISSDAALRLESVLGSSAEFWMQRDSQYREAMQRRQHLDRLKADAEWLETLPIGDMTRRGWIQRRRNKAEQVAECLKFFGVASVTAWRKQYEKPLVAFRASKAFDHSVGAIAAWVRQAERQAQEIFCEPYDTNSFKSTLQRLRRLTEDADPKSFVPTLVDLCAACGVAVVFVPTPKGCPASGATRWLSPHKALLVLSLRHKSNDHLWFTFFHEAGHLVLHSKKLQFIDFEDGSEDQREQEADRFARDLLIPLSATQELEKLAAGGRVSKAQVLSFARRWQVAPGIVVGRMQKEGWLPWSHLNGLKVRYSWAGATERLST; encoded by the coding sequence ATGACTGAGACACAGGCCTTCCGTCCTGATTGGGTCTCCCATCCCGGAGAAACCATCGAGGATCTTCTCGAAGAACGCGAATGGACTCAGGCGGAGCTAGCTCGCAGAACCGGTTTCACCCGCAAACACGTGAATGAGCTGGTCAAGGGCAACGCCGGCATCTCGTCGGACGCTGCCCTCCGGCTCGAATCGGTTCTGGGCTCGAGTGCAGAGTTCTGGATGCAACGAGACTCCCAATATCGCGAGGCGATGCAACGCCGACAGCATCTGGACCGGCTGAAGGCGGATGCGGAATGGCTCGAAACACTACCCATCGGGGACATGACTCGCCGTGGCTGGATTCAGCGTCGGCGCAACAAGGCCGAGCAAGTCGCCGAATGCCTGAAATTCTTCGGAGTAGCCTCCGTCACCGCCTGGCGCAAACAATATGAGAAGCCCCTGGTGGCCTTCCGCGCTTCGAAGGCCTTCGACCACAGCGTGGGGGCCATCGCGGCCTGGGTACGGCAGGCGGAACGACAGGCGCAGGAAATTTTCTGCGAGCCCTATGACACCAATTCCTTCAAGAGCACTCTCCAGCGGCTGCGCCGCCTGACGGAAGATGCCGACCCCAAGAGCTTCGTACCAACCCTGGTCGACCTATGCGCCGCCTGCGGCGTGGCGGTGGTCTTCGTTCCGACCCCAAAAGGCTGCCCGGCCAGCGGCGCCACCCGATGGTTGAGCCCTCACAAGGCCCTTCTGGTTCTCAGCCTACGGCACAAGAGCAACGACCACCTTTGGTTCACGTTTTTTCACGAAGCAGGACATCTGGTGCTGCACAGCAAGAAGCTGCAGTTCATCGACTTCGAGGACGGCTCCGAAGACCAGCGCGAGCAGGAGGCGGACCGATTCGCCCGAGATCTGCTCATCCCACTGTCAGCGACCCAAGAGCTCGAAAAGCTCGCGGCGGGGGGCAGGGTCTCCAAGGCACAGGTCCTGAGCTTTGCCCGCCGCTGGCAGGTCGCCCCGGGGATCGTCGTGGGGAGGATGCAGAAAGAAGGGTGGCTTCCGTGGTCTCACCTCAACGGCCTGAAGGTCCGCTACTCCTGGGCCGGAGCGACTGAGCGACTGAGCACCTGA
- a CDS encoding killer suppression protein HigA — protein sequence MEILFADKNLRRLCEEERRAKRSLGQAGARKLRARLADLMAASTVRDLVAGRPHALKGDRSGHFAIDLDRGRRLVFEPGNEPTPRSSDGGILWSEVTVVRILFIGDYHD from the coding sequence ATGGAGATTCTCTTCGCCGACAAGAATCTACGGCGCCTGTGCGAAGAGGAACGGCGCGCCAAGCGCTCTCTGGGCCAGGCGGGAGCCCGGAAACTGCGAGCCAGATTGGCCGATTTGATGGCCGCATCGACGGTTCGAGATCTGGTGGCCGGCCGGCCCCATGCGCTCAAAGGAGACCGCTCCGGCCATTTCGCCATCGACCTCGACCGGGGACGCCGCCTGGTCTTCGAACCGGGGAACGAGCCCACACCACGCTCTTCGGACGGTGGCATCCTCTGGTCGGAGGTGACCGTCGTCCGCATCCTATTCATAGGGGACTACCATGACTGA